The stretch of DNA TATGACTGAAATATGGAGAACCAAACTGCGAACATCCATCTCAAAAGACTGCACACCATTCTATTGACTTTAATTGAAAAATCTTCAATTacaaaaaatacttcaaataaTACAGCTGATTTCTGCATGAGTCACTGCACACATATGTCAAAATAAATTACAGTTATGAAACTGAGTattacatattaaaaataagcaAATTTAATCCATACTATTAGACAATCTGTTTTAATTAACAGTCGAATAATAAATTCacacagacagggagcaaaataATATTCTTGCATAACTTTACAAGGTATGAAAATCATTAATGACATTAGACGGGTTCATCTCATTGACTGTGGCGATGGGCTCTTCTTTCAAACCCAGATGCATTTCCGTTATTTGACGTGTTGCCAGTCACCTTATCCTTTGGATTCAGACAAGAAACAAGTGATCAGTACTCAAAACAATAAGCAACAGTGAGAAAAGTGTAGCATTCATGTGCCTGCTGTTTACCTTCATGTTGCCAACCATATCCTCAAAAGACCTGAACGTGGAGGAATGTCTGAGGAGAGACATGACGACAAATTAAACAGTGAACACCGTTAATGTccagggctgcagtgcatgtgtggaaAATCTACAGAGGCAAAGAGACATGGTGTTTTACCTCATACTCGGGACACTTATGGTGTGGCTCAGGGTGCTGGgtaggagagagaaaggaagaagtTTGAGCATCAAAAGAGTCAAGTAAGCCTTGAAATTACAAGCAACCATCTCATTTGCACCAAATTTTGCAGATTTGCATTCTGAGGGTTTCAACTTTGCTTTCTATAATAAAAGTTTTACacaagttcaataaggaagatctatttttctttcctttttgtgaCATGAgctattctttcttttttcttcatcactTCCCACACTGTCAAATTCCCCTCATTATCTGTTCTTGTCCAGTAATCTACCCATCCATGATCTCCAAGCCAACCAGCCCCTATTCCACGTTCTCTCCCCCAGGTTGTCCAGGCTATCTCATCCAAAGTCTCCATCAACCATCTGCTTACTCTGCTCCACCATAAGAGTCTAGACCAGGAGTCAGCAATCTTCAGTATCAAAAGAGCCATTTTTGAGcagtttttgacaaaaaaaggGGGCAATAGCatcatgttttgtttcatttataaaaTTGTGAAATGtgtctcctttttaaaaaaaaaaaattttttttactagTGCATGCCCATGCTGCAGCATTGTTTGGGCTGTGATTTTAGTCTGTTGTCAAGTGGCAACATCATAATGCATCATGCATAATTTAAGTTTTGTGGGTATAAATTAGATGTTACTGTCCTGAAATTCAAACTATACTATGCTTTTATAAGCTAGGGCGACTTTGTGCCCTACTTGTCCCAAtgaattgaaataaaaatagctgactgtgataataaataaaacaaaagcttcaaaatagtaaaagttaaaaaaaaaaagaccggtttcaattcagttttgaaTAAAGTCCAGCCATAGATGAAGCATACCAGGAAACCAGCAGCTTTGGCAGAgaagcaaacacatttgtccatACACTGTCCAAGCAATGTTTGGAGTCTGTAGCTAGGTGGCTCCAATGTGCAGAGGTTAACAGTTCACCTTACATCCAAAAAAAAGATCACTGGTTTAAGACTAGGAGGAGATAATAACTCAGCCTCAGGGGATCACAAACTAGTGCGCTCCTAGCGCTGATCCCAGGCCTGGACAAATGGGAAGGGTGTGTCAGGAAGGGTGTCTGATGCAAAAACTGAGCCAGCTCAAACTTGCTGATCCTTCTCCTGTGGTGACGCCTTTGGAAATAAGTGAGCAGCTGGAGTACCTCTAGAGACGAGGACGACTCAGGATGAGCTGTTTATGTGTCTACACCCATGCTAACCCCTGCTGCTGAGGTTCAGCAAAATTAACAGGATAAGGCACCAGGTGACattaaaagttgtttgtttttgtttttttaattggtgTATAGGCtacacatttttacaaatgttCACTGTTCATCAATTTTTCTGTCAAAGTTGGCAGGGAGCTGCTGAAGCTGGACAAAATATGCACATGCAACAACAGAGGCACAGGCTCCAGAAGCCTGGTCTAGACTTTGAGTGGTGGAGTTACCATCTCCTACCTTCATCTGAGACTCTGCTCCATGATGTCACCTCTCATCAGAGACTAATTGCCAAAAATGCTAACATTTTACACATGTCAGTTCTTGTTCTTtcaaatgatctctccttatttgaactatccatccatccatccattcacttccgcacatcctgttaagggtcgcgggggggctggagcctatcccagctgtcatagggcgagaggcagggtacaccctgaacaggtcgccagcttgTTGCAGGGCCTTATTTGAACTATAAACTAAGTATTTGAACTATAAACTAAGTCTTTTCAAAATTCATCATTTagttaaaaaatgtgaaagaaaaaagtaaaaaaaaacatgtttttgtctaaaaaaaaaaagcactttacaTGACATGTACCCAAACAGATAGAAATGCAGCAAAACAACATAACCGTTTTCTAATAATCACAGTGATTATTTCAGCCCCATTTCAGTAGCCACGTTGCACGAACTGTGTGATGATTTAATGTTCGTATTTGTTTCAGTTCACACCCCGTCATGCAGCTCAGTTCAGTCTTACCGCTCACAGATCTTACCGTGGTGGGCTCGGAAGAGGCAGAGCTCTGTTGAGTTTGCAGCATGAAGATAAACAGACACAGATAATGTCACATCAGCTTCTGTTTCCACAaggataacaacaacaacagccttATCAGCTACTGCTGCTGATGGCCAGGTGCTCTGTTGTGATTGGATTACAGCTGTTTACTGACTGAACAAAAACTCAAGAGGTACTCTAGCAAAAATTTTATGGTttgattttgctgttttttttttaatagacaaCTACTAACTACAGTGTTTAACAAATTTATGAGACTCCTTGTTATAAAAgcgagaaaacacaaaaacaaatctgtcaaaaacctgtttaaaatgaaaaaaaaaattatattgttatttattaggaAAATAACAAATTGAGATGAATGAGTTGGCACACTGGAcctctctgagaagtcagaaattaatcaagcataacattcaaccactaaaacaattttttcTGTTAAGGAAAACAAGTAAATCTGTAAAACAATAcgtttgaaaattcatggataacaacaataactgtattttagcattaaaaatatcctTTTGATCAATGATCTTGCATagactggtggattaaccattacagaaacataaaaaatgatttttggtaattaccaatactgttaatttagggcagcgcTATCATAAACATTACATTGGagggtggtctaataaattaaGCACTGTTCTTTGGCAGTATGATCCACTTTATCCATTCATGTTCTGTGATGAAAGAATTACAAACTCTACTGACATTTTTTGAGTCTAAAAAGGTCAACATACACAGTTTGGTTGCTTGACTGTTTGAAGTATCTGCTCACAATACAATGAAACCATAAAATATTGGCTGCTGCCCCAGCGGCCCATGTGAACCTGGGTGTGGACATCACATGGGCCCACACATTTGTCTCACAAAGCTTGGTTATACGTGGTGATGTGACCTGAAACTACAGCGGGGGGCAGATTGAATTGAATATGAATCCTATAATATCCCATTATTGTGGATCCTTGTCATTGATCACAGTAGCGGATTCAAGTAGAAAAGAGATAAGACGTGAATAAAACAATAAACCTAACAAAATACCAAATTAAGGGCCTTaaaccttttatttttcattctcaATCAATCCTCAGTGTATCTATAGtcctgttttgtctgttttgctcTCTGCGTGTGGCCCTGTTTGTtctcctgtgtttcctctggAGTTTGTGTCCTGTGTTAGTTTTGAACcatcattttgtgtttctgcagcaAATAAAGGCTCGTTTTTTTGTTCACTACATCTGCGTTTGGCTGCTCTCAACACCTAATCACAATGGTTGTAACTTGCAGACTTTCTCTAATGGTGTTTTCTAACATgtaaatctgccaaatcaaatttgCAGAgccatccactgtggtgacacCTAGTGAATAAGGGACGagccaaaagaaaaagtcacAGCTTGCACTTCAAATCATCCTTTCGACACGTTGTCCACTTGTCATGCCTCTCTGTTGGCCTCCCGTCCGTCCATCTGCCTAGCTGAACTAGCCAAAGACAGCTTTTCCAACACCCGATGGTAGCCTTTGCACTGTGAACTCTCAGTCCTCTTTCATACAATGCAAACAGAGTCTAGTGTCTGATTTCTGAGCTAAGGTGGGGGGGACTAAAAGTACAAACTCAACAAAATTTCTCCTGCTCATGTTGGTTTTTGACTCATTATGCAGCAATTTTTGaacaaatcaaatttaaaaagtaacatttattttttatttttaagattaagtgAAGGAGCCAACTGTGGGGGTACCTCATCTGTGCCAGTCTCCTGGTGATGGCCATGCCCACACTGGACACTGCAGCAGATGTCACCTGGCCTGCATGAGAGAGACTGTCCCGCGTCCTCACATATCTACAATCAAAAATTAGCAGTAGAAATCAGGATCTGAATGAAGAATGGCCACACACTGTTGCAATATATTACATAACAAGCAGGTGTATACAGGGAGCACAAAGGTATTAATTCAGACGTAGTTAACAATAAGCTCATATACGTCAGTGACGACAGTCCATGTGGCTGCAGCAGATCCCTCACTCTGTTTCTAATGAGCACCTCGGGCTGctcctgctgtttcctgttAATACTGCTGCTCCTAGTGCTAAGCCAGGCTGTGAGGCTATTAACGGGGCACCAATCCTATTTGACTCAGAAAATCCCATCCCTTGTTTCTTTGAAGAGATCTGTCTTTAGCATGTGAGTGCAGGACAAAACTTCCCCTGCATCATAAAACGTAGCACAAATGAGCATTTTTCTGTGAATATGATGACgaacactcacacactggagtgGCTGATGTCATCCAGAGTTGCAGAGGCTGTGATATATCTGAAAGGAAGGAACAGGTTGAGAGATTATTACAGTGATATAAGAGAGAGCCTgcaacagtcagagtgttttTTTGTGGTTATGTAACCAAACTGCACTAAGACTGTGCGTGACAAATGGTCTACCAGGACAGTGGTTTAGGTGTCTTAAACCACTTCTATCAACTATCCGTGGTTTTCAAACAATTAGCAGACATTGCTACTGTATTTAAGCACAATGTTTGTGAGGACTGAAATGTACATACGGGGATGAAGTCTGGACCTCTTGCCAGCCTTTGGATAAGCTCTGTTTGATGTTAGTGAGTGAACTCATTCCTAGCTGCCTTCTGATGTCTGCTGCGTATTTTTCTTTGGCCAAAAGCACCTGCCTCAAGGTCTGaatttcatcctctgtctgcgagaaaggaaaagaaaacccaaaacaatCAATACAGCTGACATTATGTATATCAGTCTTTAGAGCCAGGGTTTCTATCCCATATTGTTCTGAATAGCCTCAAAGAAACTGCTTTACCTTTGTAAGTTCATAACGTAGAGCATCGAAGTCCTCCTCTGTCAGATCTGTGGGTGAAAATCCATTTCCTAGTATACTAGGAGAGAAGTGCACAGAAGCCCCGCCAAAACCTTAGAAACAGGGAAGTGGAAAAGATTGGATGGATCCAAAAGTATTACATGGATAAAAATATGAGATAGATAGGGTTTCCTATTATTTATGACTATTTCATCAacgaaaaataatcaaaattgtTGATTATTCTGCAGTAACTGAACCCACAATTAACGTATCTGGCACTTAAGAATATATAACTTCTGATTTTATGTATATTTGAATAGGGAATGTTAGGTTAACCAGTGCCAGAAACCATAGTGTTTAGAGTTTGTGCTAAAGCAGACGTGCCTTTATAGAACATAAAAATCAACAGCAAAATACACACTGGAGGACACAATGCGTGTATAAAGTGTTCACATCTATTAAAACGCAACCAACACAGAGGAGAACTTCAGATTACAGTGGGagtaaatatacattttaatgaattttaatgaataaaaagcCCCAGCAAGTCCCCTATTAGATAACAGTAATCATGTAAAATAGAAACACCTATTACATAACagtttcattgtttgtttgtataaATATGTAGCATAGACCAGTCCCACATATAGAGCCAACTAACTTAGACAGGCctttaaaatgcataaaacaacaaaatacacacacacacacacacacacacacacacacacaaaacacaaacctaATTATATTTACGCAGCTAAATGTTATGAACAAACATAATACACACAATAATTTTTAACAActttatggagaaaaaaaagcttgcaTAGTTAGATATGTAACTGCTGCATACTTTTAACATACTTCTTATAGGCATACAGACACCGGAGCTGTCCTCAGTGCTGAACTCCTTCCTGTCTAAATAACTAGCTGTTAGCTAACAGCTATCCTCACCTGTTGCACACCTGTGTTGCGGCTAACGATAGTAGCTAACATTAACCGCAGAATCGCACTAAATAaacctttaaagtaaacgtATTTCGGATCAGATTTCCAGCATTGTACCGAACAGACAGGGCGAGTCTTACCTTGTCTACTCATTGCTTCCAGTTTCACGTCTCAAGTGTTTGACTGGCTAGCTGCTGCCAACTGTCCCCACTAAGCGCAGCAGGAGGCAGGTAGCCAGGATCAGTGACGCTGTTAATGggcttacacacatacacacgacAGACACAGCGATGACAACGAgcaggattattattattaatttattttatttatatacagtcatggccgaaaatgttggcacccctgaaatttttccagaaaatgaagtatttctcccagaaaatgattgcaatTACACATCttttgttatgcacatgtttatttcctttgtgtgtattggaacaacacaaaaaacagaggggaaaaaagccaaaattcaTATGTACACTGTGTACACTGTGTAATGCAATGATTTACAAATcttataaacccatattttatccacaatagaacatagaaaacatatcaaatgtttaaactgaaaaatttaccattttaataaaaaaaaaatattagctcattttgaatttggtggCAACAACAAGtctcaaaaaaagttgggacaacAAGAGCAGCAAAAACTGTAAAGTAAGTGGTGCTAAAAAGAGaaagctggaggaacattttgcaacttaTTAAGTTATTTGGCAACAGATCaataacatgattgggtataagaAAAGCATCTTAGAggggcagagtttctcagaagttaAGATGGGCTGAGGTTTGCCAAGCTGCAACAAACTGAACCTACAAATTGTGGAATGAtctcagaataatgttcctctctccactgctgataaaagccgctgtggccaaaaatgcaaaaaaaaaataaaaaatttgaagACTGAATAtttctacagtacataatatcatcaaaagagtCAGAGAATTACTCTAggccagtggttcccaaagtcaagagagCTGCAGCCCACTTAGAAACCAGAAAATCTCGTGGCTTGAGAATTaacacctctaagtctgaggccatggtcctcaaaACGGTGGAGTGCATCTGAATAGGATGCCttctgggtgcctcttgggtgaagtgttccgggcatgtcctacctggAGGAGGCcttggggcagacccaggacatgctggagagattatatctctcagctgcactgggaacgccttggggtgcCCCCGGATGAGCCGGAAGATGTagctggggagaaggaggtctgggcttctctgcttaggctgctgcccccgtgatcCAGCCccgaataagtggaagaaaatggacagatggaGTCAGAGAATCTGAAGAAATCTCCATACACAAGGGACAAGAATGAAAATCAGTATTGGCTGCCTATGAGCTTcgagccctcaggcagcacaacattaaaaacaggtatGATTCTGttatggaaatcactgcatgggctcaggatgCTGCATACTGTGGATTAAAGAGAAGCTGAACCATTCAGCTTTTAATCAATGCTCAGTTGAAAAGcttgcatctctgatggtatggaggTGCATTAGTGCTTATGgaactggcagcttgcacatctggaaaggcgtCATCAATGCTGAAAGATAGATACagggttttagagcaacatatgctcccatccagaccaCTTTTACAGGGAagaccttgcatatttcagcaagacaacacTGGATCTATTACAATTATACCTGatctaaactaaaactaaatgagCAATCCTACTCCAGAAAGCAACTGAAGCTAAAcagaatgtaaatatttaaaagtaaaaataaacaaaaataaataaataaatgtttcagtttctttaatGAAGAACGTTAGTGTGATCACATTGTAAAAATACACAGAGTATTTTTTGAGTAAAAGtaattaaatattattataaaaaagtgctcaaaatttaaaaaataaatagttatCCACAATGATCAGTTTGAGAGTGCTGCAGTCTGAGTTTTTGTCATtcaaaatatattatattaatgGATAGTTATTATAAAGATAACTTTActactctgtcattttatttagtttaattttttaaaagttgcatGTGAACTTGCCCTCTGCACAGCATGGCTTCTAAAAAACAAgggtaaaataataaattaaatatgcTCTCGAATAAAGAATATGCACATCAAATTACAGTTTATTGCATCTATGAACAAAACCATCCTGAGGTAAGTTGGAGAAATGGACATCTTGTCTCCATCTGCTGGTAAAACCATCCACCACACTACAGAGAGCTGCCACTAATGAAGGGAAAGGAAAATTTATCTGCAAGTCAGATTATTGTGTTGTCAGTTCATATGCTTTTACTTCCAGACTTCACGTGTCTCTCCTCTCACCAGTGCATTTGAGCAACAACTTGATAAGTTAATCAAATTCACTGagttaaagagaaagaaataaagacagcTCTAAGATAAGCGTAAAGGtttaaaagtcaaaataaatCAGTTAAATAATTAATATGAATTATGCTTTTTGTATACATGCACAATATTTTAATTAGAGAAAGTGCCACATTTTGAAAGGTTGTTCATGTTTAAATTGCTAGATTATTTACATTTGAGAACTTTTTCAAACTTACGTTTTCATTTCAACTCGCATAATCTGATTATTGTTATGTCAACAAATAAATGATCGAGTATACTTATTGATTATGTCACACTAAGAAAACGATGTATACATTAAAGGattaataattataattcaGCA from Archocentrus centrarchus isolate MPI-CPG fArcCen1 chromosome 7, fArcCen1, whole genome shotgun sequence encodes:
- the LOC115783102 gene encoding tumor protein D54-like, producing MSRQGFGGASVHFSPSILGNGFSPTDLTEEDFDALRYELTKTEDEIQTLRQVLLAKEKYAADIRRQLGMSSLTNIKQSLSKGWQEVQTSSPYITASATLDDISHSSVYVRTRDSLSHAGQVTSAAVSSVGMAITRRLAQMRALPLPSPPRTLSHTISVPSMRHSSTFRSFEDMVGNMKDKVTGNTSNNGNASGFERRAHRHSQ